From Nitrospira sp., the proteins below share one genomic window:
- a CDS encoding tetratricopeptide repeat protein, with amino-acid sequence MTTLQNSSIVGASSGLALSRSGKRLWLALIPLVIVACAAAPKPQEPQPAVTASVTPKPAPVPDASAAYHFMLGYQAELAQDTEKAIQEYRAVLKADPSSRSVKARLAGIYFGLGDLPNAVRYAEEAGEGGGQEAPLLIQLASILASAGKADRALHFLDLAIEREPNKGEAYFHKGIILVNQKRMAEAEQTMKQGLAVSPDSPNGHYYLGRIYGDVGNMEQAVASFERAIVVNPLFEPAYLAEASLYESRQEKEKAIGILRRYLDRVNPNNKDIRQRLVQLYVAAKDYAGGLAELEKMLAEEPGDLDAQLRMALIYGEKKDFPKAIEQLQAVLTVRPAELKVRDYLGYLYEETRELPKAIDAYQFNLQLDATYVESHIHLGVLHYRLKHYAEAIVHLSEATRLNPKQPEPFIVLGLAYLQAEQFEKSVQTFEEGLRHHPKHADLHFNLGTVYDKLNRFDDVVRTMESALALDPHHADAMNYLGYSYADRGIKIEQAVSLTRQAVALKPENGYYVDSLGWAFFKSGMLAEALAEIKRAVALVGDDAVIYEHLGEIYVKQQKLSEAREAWLHSLELDPSNDKLAQRFREQGFGDPGQEDRIQQAKRRVSDKIQTP; translated from the coding sequence GTGACGACATTACAGAATTCTTCCATCGTGGGCGCATCTTCCGGTCTGGCGCTGTCCCGGTCGGGGAAGCGGTTGTGGCTCGCGCTGATTCCGCTCGTTATCGTGGCTTGCGCAGCGGCACCCAAACCGCAGGAACCGCAGCCAGCCGTCACCGCGAGCGTCACGCCAAAACCAGCCCCTGTGCCCGATGCCTCGGCGGCCTATCATTTTATGCTGGGCTATCAGGCGGAACTGGCGCAGGACACAGAGAAAGCCATTCAGGAATATCGTGCCGTGTTGAAGGCCGATCCGTCTTCCCGTTCCGTAAAGGCCCGTTTAGCGGGGATTTACTTTGGATTGGGCGATCTGCCCAATGCCGTACGGTATGCCGAAGAGGCAGGAGAGGGGGGCGGCCAGGAGGCGCCGCTGCTCATACAGCTAGCCAGCATTTTGGCGAGCGCCGGCAAGGCCGATCGAGCGTTGCATTTCTTGGATCTGGCCATTGAACGCGAGCCTAATAAAGGCGAGGCCTATTTCCATAAGGGCATCATTCTCGTCAATCAAAAACGGATGGCCGAAGCCGAGCAGACGATGAAGCAGGGGCTGGCTGTATCGCCGGACTCGCCCAATGGGCATTATTATCTCGGGCGGATCTATGGCGACGTAGGGAATATGGAGCAAGCCGTCGCCAGTTTTGAACGGGCCATTGTCGTGAATCCCTTGTTTGAGCCGGCCTATCTGGCTGAAGCCTCTCTGTATGAATCGCGGCAGGAGAAAGAAAAAGCGATTGGCATTCTCAGGCGGTATCTCGATCGGGTCAATCCGAACAACAAAGATATCCGGCAACGGCTGGTGCAGCTGTACGTGGCGGCCAAAGACTATGCCGGTGGATTAGCCGAATTGGAGAAAATGCTGGCCGAAGAGCCCGGAGATCTTGATGCCCAGCTCAGGATGGCCTTGATCTATGGAGAAAAAAAAGACTTCCCCAAGGCCATCGAACAACTCCAGGCTGTGCTTACAGTGCGTCCGGCCGAACTGAAAGTGCGGGATTATCTGGGCTATCTCTATGAGGAGACGAGGGAGCTGCCCAAGGCGATCGACGCCTATCAGTTCAATCTGCAACTCGATGCGACCTATGTCGAGAGTCATATTCATCTTGGCGTGTTGCACTATCGGCTGAAGCACTATGCCGAGGCGATCGTTCACCTGAGCGAGGCCACCAGGCTCAACCCCAAGCAACCGGAGCCCTTTATTGTCTTGGGGCTGGCCTATCTGCAGGCTGAGCAGTTTGAGAAGTCGGTACAGACCTTTGAAGAGGGGTTGAGGCATCATCCCAAGCATGCCGACCTGCACTTTAACCTCGGCACCGTCTACGACAAGCTGAACCGGTTCGATGATGTGGTGCGGACCATGGAATCGGCGCTGGCCTTGGATCCGCATCATGCCGATGCCATGAACTATCTGGGCTACAGTTATGCCGATCGCGGGATCAAGATCGAGCAGGCCGTCTCACTCACCAGGCAGGCGGTCGCGCTCAAGCCGGAGAATGGGTATTACGTCGATAGCTTGGGCTGGGCGTTTTTCAAGTCAGGCATGCTGGCGGAGGCACTCGCTGAAATCAAGCGGGCCGTGGCGTTGGTGGGGGATGATGCGGTTATTTACGAACATCTGGGTGAAATCTATGTGAAACAGCAGAAGCTGTCAGAGGCCAGAGAAGCCTGGCTCCATTCGCTAGAACTCGATCCATCGAACGACAAGCTCGCGCAACGATTCCGCGAGCAAGGATTTGGCGATCCCGGGCAGGAAGACCGCATCCAGCAAGCCAAGCGCCGCGTATCAGACAAGATACAGACACCGTAA
- the dnaB gene encoding replicative DNA helicase gives MKSMGAVDLSQPKLPPQNLEAEQSVLGAILLDNAAMPKAMELLQEEDFYRTAHRKVYRAMLDLSDIGEVIDQITLTERLKAKTELESVGGAAYLAELVQSVSSAANVRYHCKIVRDKSVARQLIHTSTEVLTKGYEGTSSIDDLLDFAERSVFSIAQGKLERAFSPINEIIKESLDLVDQLSKRKEHVTGVPTGFIDLDDLSAGLQPSDLVVVAGRPSMGKTSLALGFATHAAIHAKSVVGIFSLEMSKPQIVLRMLSSEARVDSHGLRTGKLQKEDWWRLAEAAGKLEQAPIYIDDTGGITVQQMRGKARRLKAEKGLDLLIVDYLQLMQGRSDSESRQQEISDISRSLKALAKELNVPVVALSQLSRAVEARKPPIPMLADLRESGAIEQDADVVMFIYREEVYDQNSERKGIADIIVSKHRNGPIGKVDLHFHSKYAKFENLDTREVV, from the coding sequence ATGAAGTCGATGGGGGCGGTCGATCTTTCCCAGCCGAAACTGCCGCCGCAGAATTTGGAGGCGGAGCAGTCGGTATTGGGCGCCATTCTGCTGGACAATGCGGCCATGCCGAAGGCGATGGAGCTGCTCCAGGAAGAGGATTTTTACCGCACGGCGCATCGCAAGGTGTATCGGGCGATGCTCGACTTGTCCGATATCGGCGAGGTCATTGACCAGATTACGCTGACGGAACGGCTGAAGGCCAAGACCGAGCTGGAGTCGGTCGGCGGTGCGGCCTACCTCGCCGAACTCGTGCAATCGGTGTCCAGCGCGGCGAACGTCCGCTATCACTGCAAGATCGTGCGCGACAAATCCGTCGCCCGTCAGCTCATTCATACCTCGACCGAAGTGTTGACGAAAGGGTACGAGGGCACCTCCTCCATCGACGACCTGCTCGATTTTGCCGAGCGCTCCGTCTTCAGTATTGCGCAGGGCAAGCTCGAGCGCGCCTTCAGTCCGATCAACGAGATCATTAAAGAGAGTCTCGACCTGGTCGATCAGCTCTCGAAGCGGAAAGAGCATGTCACGGGTGTGCCGACCGGCTTTATCGACCTGGACGATCTCTCGGCGGGGCTGCAGCCGTCCGACCTCGTGGTCGTGGCCGGCCGCCCGAGCATGGGCAAGACCAGTCTGGCGTTGGGGTTTGCGACCCATGCGGCGATCCATGCCAAATCTGTCGTGGGGATTTTCAGCCTCGAAATGTCCAAGCCGCAAATCGTCTTGCGCATGTTGAGTTCCGAGGCCCGCGTCGATTCGCACGGCCTGCGGACGGGCAAGCTGCAGAAGGAAGATTGGTGGCGGCTGGCGGAAGCGGCCGGCAAGCTGGAGCAGGCCCCGATCTATATCGACGACACCGGCGGCATTACGGTGCAGCAGATGCGCGGGAAGGCCCGCCGTCTCAAAGCGGAAAAAGGGCTGGATCTCCTCATCGTCGATTATCTCCAGCTGATGCAGGGGCGGAGCGATTCGGAGTCACGGCAGCAGGAAATCTCCGATATCTCCCGGTCGCTGAAAGCCTTGGCCAAAGAGCTGAACGTGCCGGTCGTGGCCCTGTCGCAGCTAAGCCGGGCGGTCGAAGCGAGAAAACCGCCGATCCCCATGCTCGCCGACCTTCGAGAAAGCGGCGCCATCGAGCAGGACGCCGACGTGGTCATGTTTATTTATCGCGAAGAGGTCTACGATCAGAACTCCGAGCGCAAAGGCATTGCCGATATCATCGTCAGCAAGCACCGGAACGGGCCGATCGGCAAGGTCGATCTCCATTTCCACAGCAAGTATGCGAAATTCGAGAATCTCGATACGCGCGAAGTTGTTTGA
- the hisZ gene encoding ATP phosphoribosyltransferase regulatory subunit, with product MATILPAAAKQVRQLESQLLGQLTRRGYEEIILPTFEYLDVLTPGLEPELIEKCYKFADRTTGRILLLRPDATAQIARTVAMGMMGAQLPLRLSYRTSVFRYEPEHAGRDREIFQVGAEFIGADEAAADSEIVTLLIECLQRVGLRSFKISLGHVGFFKGLLVRAGLSPEGQKRAEQAAARKDLPHLLEILDHERVAKKYAKSILEAPELCGQDEVLARGRELAGGDRALLRALSRLTAVYQSLCKAGHQDVLFLDLGEFRGFDYYDGVVFDVFAEGVGVELGGGGRYDHLIGRFGRNVPSTGFALNVDRLFRALGDQASRKGARAVPARKS from the coding sequence ATGGCGACCATCTTGCCGGCTGCCGCCAAACAGGTGCGGCAGCTGGAGTCGCAGCTGCTCGGCCAGCTCACGCGGCGGGGCTATGAAGAAATCATCCTGCCGACATTCGAATATCTCGACGTGCTTACGCCGGGCTTAGAGCCGGAGCTGATCGAGAAATGTTACAAGTTCGCGGACCGCACAACCGGTCGAATCCTGCTTCTCCGCCCCGATGCCACGGCGCAGATTGCGAGGACCGTTGCCATGGGGATGATGGGGGCCCAGCTGCCTCTGCGGTTGTCCTATCGGACGTCGGTCTTCCGTTATGAACCGGAGCATGCGGGACGGGACCGGGAGATCTTTCAGGTTGGCGCCGAATTCATCGGTGCAGATGAGGCCGCGGCCGACAGCGAAATTGTGACCCTTCTGATCGAGTGTCTGCAGCGGGTCGGTCTGCGTTCCTTCAAAATCTCATTGGGACATGTCGGTTTCTTCAAGGGGCTATTGGTTCGTGCCGGGCTGTCTCCGGAAGGACAGAAGCGGGCCGAGCAGGCGGCGGCGCGTAAAGATCTTCCGCACCTGCTGGAGATTTTGGATCATGAGCGCGTGGCCAAGAAATACGCCAAGAGCATTTTGGAAGCGCCGGAACTCTGCGGCCAGGACGAAGTGCTGGCTAGAGGACGGGAGTTGGCTGGAGGGGATCGGGCACTCTTGCGCGCATTGAGCCGGCTGACGGCGGTGTATCAGTCGCTCTGTAAGGCTGGGCATCAGGATGTGCTCTTCCTAGATTTGGGTGAGTTCCGTGGCTTCGATTACTACGATGGAGTGGTGTTTGACGTATTTGCCGAAGGCGTCGGCGTAGAGTTAGGGGGCGGTGGCCGGTACGATCATCTGATCGGGCGGTTTGGGCGGAATGTGCCCTCCACCGGATTTGCGCTGAACGTCGATCGCCTCTTCCGTGCATTAGGGGACCAGGCTTCTCGCAAAGGTGCTCGGGCTGTGCCCGCACGAAAATCCTGA
- the serA gene encoding phosphoglycerate dehydrogenase encodes MKILISDSLSKQGVELLEKAGFTVVVKSKMPKEELFKEIQDADGLIVRSGTKVTEELIAAAPKLKIVGRAGSGLDNVDTPAATKRGIVVMNTPGGNTVTTAEHTMSMICAMSRRIPQATASVKAGKWEKDKFMGVELYNKVLGIVGVGQIGSHLTKMAQGIGMRVIAYDPYLAQERAEKMGVTMMALPELFKSADIISVHTPLTPETKGIINAQAIATMKPGVMIVNCARGGIINEADLVEALKSKKVAAAAFDVFEEEPVKADNPLLTLDNFICTPHIGAQTTEAQENVAVGIAEQVVDYFTKGVARGAVNIPSIAPELLPRLQPYLTLVEKMGSLQSQLCQGGIERVTVEYSGEVSTLSIAPLTIGVLKGLLTPIMENPVNYVNAPVVAKERGIEVKEIKSSDAGDFTSLIRVKVEAGKATHQVAGTLYHKKDARVVEIDNFKVEVVPEGHMLFIHNVDRPGVIGMVGHVLGENNINIVRMQCALEKRGGNALLIIGSDTSFPAAVLDTIKSSSNILSVKVANLS; translated from the coding sequence ATGAAAATCCTGATCAGCGACAGTTTATCGAAGCAGGGCGTCGAACTCCTCGAAAAGGCGGGTTTCACCGTTGTGGTGAAATCCAAAATGCCGAAGGAAGAGTTGTTCAAAGAGATACAGGACGCCGATGGATTGATCGTGCGGTCCGGCACCAAGGTGACCGAGGAGCTGATCGCCGCGGCGCCGAAGCTGAAGATCGTGGGCCGCGCAGGCTCCGGCCTCGATAACGTCGATACGCCGGCGGCCACGAAGCGTGGCATCGTCGTGATGAATACGCCGGGCGGCAATACCGTCACGACGGCCGAGCACACGATGTCCATGATTTGCGCCATGAGCCGGCGGATTCCGCAGGCCACCGCGTCGGTCAAGGCCGGCAAGTGGGAAAAAGACAAGTTCATGGGCGTCGAGCTTTATAATAAGGTGCTGGGCATCGTCGGCGTCGGCCAAATCGGCAGCCATTTGACGAAAATGGCGCAAGGCATCGGCATGCGAGTGATTGCGTACGATCCCTATTTGGCCCAGGAGCGAGCGGAGAAAATGGGCGTGACAATGATGGCGCTGCCTGAATTGTTCAAGAGCGCCGATATCATTTCGGTCCATACCCCGTTGACGCCGGAAACCAAGGGCATCATCAACGCGCAGGCCATTGCCACGATGAAGCCCGGTGTGATGATCGTGAATTGCGCCCGCGGCGGGATCATCAACGAGGCCGATCTGGTCGAGGCGTTGAAGAGCAAGAAAGTGGCGGCCGCGGCCTTCGACGTGTTTGAGGAAGAGCCGGTCAAGGCAGATAACCCGCTCTTGACGTTGGACAATTTCATCTGCACGCCGCATATCGGCGCCCAGACGACCGAAGCGCAGGAAAATGTCGCGGTCGGGATCGCCGAACAGGTCGTGGACTACTTTACGAAGGGCGTGGCCAGGGGGGCGGTGAATATTCCGTCGATCGCTCCGGAATTGTTGCCGCGCTTGCAGCCGTACCTGACGCTTGTAGAGAAAATGGGCTCGCTGCAATCGCAATTGTGCCAGGGCGGGATCGAGCGGGTCACGGTGGAATATAGCGGGGAAGTGTCGACGCTCTCAATCGCGCCGTTGACGATCGGCGTGTTGAAGGGTTTGCTGACGCCCATCATGGAAAACCCGGTGAACTACGTCAATGCTCCGGTGGTGGCGAAAGAGCGGGGCATCGAAGTCAAAGAAATCAAGAGTTCGGATGCGGGCGATTTTACCAGCCTGATTCGCGTTAAGGTCGAGGCGGGGAAGGCCACGCATCAGGTGGCGGGCACGCTCTACCATAAGAAAGACGCCCGGGTCGTCGAGATCGACAACTTTAAGGTCGAAGTGGTTCCCGAAGGGCACATGCTGTTCATTCACAATGTCGATCGCCCCGGTGTGATTGGAATGGTGGGCCATGTGCTTGGCGAGAACAACATCAATATCGTGCGCATGCAGTGCGCGCTGGAAAAGCGCGGCGGGAATGCCTTGTTGATTATCGGATCGGATACGTCGTTCCCAGCAGCGGTATTGGACACCATTAAGTCCAGCTCCAATATATTGTCGGTGAAAGTCGCGAACCTTTCCTAA
- a CDS encoding alanine--glyoxylate aminotransferase family protein, which produces MLKRYLLAPGPTPVPPEVLLAMARPMIHHRAPEFDPIFAEVREGLKWLFQTQNDVLMLASSGTGGMEGSVSNFLSPGDKALFVNGGKFGERWGKICKAFGVQATEIKVEWGHAVDPQLVADALKKDPSIKAVYVQASETSTGVSHDVKALGEIVKGYENTILVVDAITALGVFDIKTDAWGLDVVITGSQKALMLPPGMAFVSVSNKAWAMAEQAKNAAFYFNFKKERENQAKNQTLFTPTVSLIIGLQEVFRIMKAEGLEKMFARQGQLAHAMREGMKAAGLALFPKNSPSDALTTVCAPDGVDGQAIYKNLRVQYGITAAGGQDQLKGKVFRLSHMGYADRFDVITAVAATEMVLKGLGHSVKLGSGVGKAQEILMAK; this is translated from the coding sequence ATGTTGAAGCGGTATCTATTGGCCCCCGGCCCCACGCCTGTGCCCCCGGAAGTGTTGCTGGCGATGGCGCGTCCTATGATTCACCACCGGGCGCCTGAATTCGATCCGATCTTTGCCGAAGTCCGCGAGGGACTCAAGTGGTTGTTTCAGACTCAGAATGATGTGTTGATGCTGGCGTCGTCCGGAACGGGCGGCATGGAAGGATCGGTCTCGAACTTTCTGTCTCCCGGAGATAAAGCGTTGTTCGTCAACGGCGGGAAATTCGGCGAACGCTGGGGCAAGATCTGCAAGGCCTTCGGGGTGCAGGCGACGGAAATCAAGGTCGAGTGGGGCCATGCGGTGGATCCGCAGCTCGTGGCCGACGCGCTGAAGAAGGACCCCTCCATTAAGGCCGTGTATGTGCAAGCCAGCGAGACCTCGACCGGCGTGTCGCATGACGTGAAGGCGCTGGGCGAAATCGTCAAGGGCTACGAGAATACGATTCTGGTGGTGGACGCGATTACCGCGCTCGGCGTATTCGATATTAAGACGGATGCTTGGGGGCTGGATGTGGTCATTACCGGCTCGCAGAAGGCGCTCATGCTTCCGCCCGGCATGGCGTTCGTCAGTGTCAGCAATAAGGCGTGGGCGATGGCTGAGCAGGCGAAGAACGCCGCGTTCTATTTCAACTTCAAGAAAGAGCGTGAGAATCAGGCCAAGAATCAAACCTTATTTACTCCGACCGTGTCGCTGATCATCGGGCTTCAGGAAGTGTTCAGAATCATGAAGGCCGAGGGGCTCGAAAAAATGTTTGCGCGGCAGGGGCAATTGGCGCATGCCATGCGTGAGGGTATGAAAGCGGCAGGATTGGCGCTGTTTCCCAAGAATTCCCCCAGCGATGCGTTAACGACGGTCTGTGCGCCGGACGGTGTGGATGGGCAGGCCATCTACAAGAATCTCCGCGTTCAATATGGGATTACGGCGGCCGGGGGACAGGATCAACTGAAGGGCAAGGTGTTCCGCCTTTCGCATATGGGGTATGCCGATCGGTTTGACGTGATTACGGCCGTGGCGGCGACCGAGATGGTCCTGAAGGGACTCGGCCATTCCGTGAAGCTGGGCAGCGGCGTCGGCAAAGCACAAGAAATTTTGATGGCGAAATAG
- a CDS encoding transglycosylase SLT domain-containing protein, with amino-acid sequence MDQLRTVASTLGILSLLLLTALLSLPGESVAQLNPPEIAPDAAPDMTPAEEDDEPDANLVPLETELTLSPPDVASPSDAIVPPVSTASTTAAAPVYNIPVVIDPTVQSHIHFFNTSIRSRFEQWLIRLSRYRPLVENIFSEFNLPSDLVYLSLVESGFNPHAYSRAKATGPWQFMKGTGLVYGLRIDHYVDERRDPIKSTVAAARYLRDLYDLFGTWPLAMAAYNAGEGKVMRALHKAQAETFSDISKTKLIRAETKQYVPRIMAATVIARNPDQYGFSQDPVAPHQFEEVVVNRPLHFRAIANTTGISYEDLQLLNPELRRDATPPNDSAYHLKVPVGTSSKVSQLLDRIPTYKFPPLQVQARAKQVKTDHSRWYKVRAGDTLEKVSKRFRVPLKTLKTKNNLTGPVIKPGEFLIIGR; translated from the coding sequence TTGGATCAGTTGAGAACCGTTGCTTCCACACTCGGCATCCTCTCCCTCTTGCTCCTCACCGCCCTGCTTAGCCTGCCGGGTGAGAGCGTTGCACAACTGAATCCCCCCGAGATCGCCCCCGATGCCGCGCCCGATATGACGCCCGCCGAGGAAGACGATGAGCCCGATGCCAATCTAGTCCCGCTGGAAACGGAACTCACCCTCTCCCCTCCCGATGTGGCCTCTCCTTCAGACGCCATTGTTCCGCCAGTCTCCACGGCCAGTACTACCGCTGCGGCTCCCGTATACAACATTCCCGTGGTGATCGATCCGACCGTACAAAGCCATATCCACTTCTTCAATACCTCCATCCGGTCCCGATTCGAGCAATGGCTGATCAGGTTGAGCCGCTATCGGCCTCTGGTGGAGAACATCTTTTCGGAATTCAATCTCCCCAGCGATCTCGTGTATTTATCGCTCGTCGAAAGCGGATTCAACCCCCACGCCTACTCGCGAGCCAAAGCCACAGGGCCTTGGCAGTTTATGAAAGGCACAGGGTTGGTGTATGGCCTGCGAATCGACCACTACGTCGATGAACGGCGCGACCCGATCAAATCGACCGTGGCCGCAGCCCGATACTTGCGGGATCTCTACGATTTGTTCGGCACTTGGCCGCTGGCCATGGCCGCATATAATGCCGGCGAGGGAAAGGTGATGCGAGCCCTGCACAAGGCTCAAGCCGAGACATTCTCGGACATTTCCAAAACCAAGCTCATCCGGGCCGAGACGAAACAATATGTCCCCCGCATCATGGCCGCCACCGTCATCGCCAGAAACCCGGACCAGTATGGGTTTTCACAGGACCCTGTCGCCCCGCACCAGTTTGAAGAAGTGGTCGTCAATCGGCCGCTGCATTTCAGAGCCATTGCCAATACGACCGGCATCTCTTACGAAGATCTGCAACTGCTCAACCCGGAATTGCGGCGCGATGCCACGCCGCCCAATGATTCGGCCTACCACTTGAAGGTCCCCGTCGGAACCAGCTCGAAAGTGAGCCAACTCCTTGACCGTATCCCGACCTATAAATTCCCGCCCTTACAGGTACAGGCGCGGGCGAAGCAGGTCAAAACCGATCACAGCCGGTGGTACAAAGTTCGCGCAGGCGATACGTTGGAGAAGGTTTCCAAACGCTTTCGGGTTCCGCTGAAAACGCTCAAGACGAAGAATAACCTGACCGGTCCCGTCATCAAGCCCGGTGAGTTTCTGATTATCGGGCGATGA
- a CDS encoding tetratricopeptide repeat protein, whose product MTYRIKVPPRTLPMDEAHLAGNMERLLETVRLYRGPLLVGAAILLLAGGIVGGVLWYDAQTAHKAQDLEHEATLHYFTRPSDDPKKADLNLKEAVALYRKIVEEYPRTQTAPVALFQLGNALVQANEVDAAIDAYKRFILMYGSNTSLLGLVQQRLGYAYLLKGDRDQAAKAYSSVLEIPGSLNRDQALFELARLEESLSRPEGALAHYQDLMKNYPNSPLANEAAVRVKVLEVKKSPDPAAAATPAQAPSAASPAATKKP is encoded by the coding sequence ATGACCTATCGTATTAAAGTTCCTCCGCGGACACTGCCGATGGATGAAGCGCATCTGGCGGGCAATATGGAGCGCCTGTTGGAGACCGTGCGCCTCTATCGCGGTCCGTTGCTCGTGGGCGCCGCTATTCTCCTTCTGGCGGGCGGCATTGTCGGCGGGGTGCTGTGGTATGACGCCCAGACCGCGCACAAAGCGCAGGATCTTGAGCATGAGGCGACGCTGCATTATTTTACGCGGCCCTCTGATGATCCCAAGAAAGCCGATCTTAATCTGAAGGAAGCGGTCGCGCTCTATAGAAAAATCGTTGAGGAGTATCCCCGCACCCAGACTGCGCCAGTAGCCCTGTTTCAGTTGGGCAATGCATTAGTGCAGGCCAATGAGGTGGATGCGGCGATCGATGCCTATAAGCGCTTTATTCTGATGTACGGATCCAATACGTCTTTGCTTGGGCTTGTTCAGCAGCGTCTTGGCTATGCGTACTTATTGAAAGGGGATCGCGATCAGGCCGCCAAAGCCTATTCGTCCGTGCTCGAAATCCCTGGATCCTTGAATCGTGATCAGGCTCTTTTTGAATTGGCCCGCCTTGAGGAAAGTCTCTCCCGTCCGGAAGGCGCCCTGGCGCATTATCAGGATTTGATGAAGAACTATCCGAACTCGCCACTGGCGAATGAAGCGGCGGTCAGAGTGAAGGTGCTCGAGGTCAAGAAATCGCCTGATCCTGCCGCAGCCGCAACTCCCGCTCAAGCTCCCTCAGCGGCTAGCCCAGCCGCCACCAAGAAGCCCTAA